One segment of Theobroma cacao cultivar B97-61/B2 chromosome 9, Criollo_cocoa_genome_V2, whole genome shotgun sequence DNA contains the following:
- the LOC18588973 gene encoding probable 1-deoxy-D-xylulose-5-phosphate synthase, chloroplastic isoform X2 has protein sequence MVLDRIALRGLVNRICSLPDIDDLFWEKVPTPILDVVENPMHLKNLTIKELKLLADEIRSELSSIMSRTQRSFKASLAAVELTVALHYVFHAPVDKILWDAGEQTYAHKILTGRRFLMPTLRQKNGLSGFSSQTESEYDPFGAGHGCNSISAGLGMAVARDIKGKRECVVTVISNGTTMAGQVYEAMSNAGYLDSNLVVILNDSCHSLHPKIEEGPKTSINALSSTLSRLQSSKSFRKFREAAKVVTKRIGRGMHELAAKVDEYARGMMGPLGSTLFEELGLYYIGPVDGHNIEDLICVLQEVASLDSMGPVLVHVITEENQGSEHDQKRETEEKQQEGLSLNGTRSFSYGEHCRTYSDCLVEALVLEAEKDKDIVVVHAGMEMDSSLQLFQERFSDRFFDVGMAEQHAVTFSAGLSCGGLKPFCIIPSTFLQRAYDQVVHDVDRQRIPVRFVITSAGLVGSDGALQCGAFDITFMSCLPNMIVMAPSDEDELMHMVATAAQIDDRPVCFRYPRGALVRTDYPICSGTALEIGKGKVLVEGKDVALLGYGAMVQNCLKAQTLLSKLGIDVTVADARFCKPLDIKLLRQLCNSHAILITVEEGSVGGFGSHVAQFIALDGQLDGRLKWRPIVLPDNYIEHASPKEQLALAGLTGHHIAAATLSLLGRTREALLLMC, from the exons ATGGTTTTGGATCGTATTGCCCTGAGG GGATTAGTGAATAGAATATGTTCTTTGCCTGATATTGATGATTTGTTTTGGGAGAAAGTCCCTACGCCTATACTCGATGTGGTTGAAAACCCTATGCATTTGAAAAACTTGACTATCAAG GAACTGAAATTATTAGCGGATGAAATCCGTTCAGAATTGTCTTCGATAATGTCAAGAACTCAAAGATCCTTCAAGGCCAGTTTAGCTGCAGTGGAATTAACGGTTGCATTACACTATGTTTTCCATGCTCCAGTTGACAAGATACTGTGGGATGCTGGGGAACAA ACATATGCACATAAAATTCTTACAGGAAGGCGGTTCCTTATGCCTACTTTGAGACAAAAGAATGGTCTTTCTGGCTTTTCTTCCCAAACTGAGAGTGAATATGATCCATTTGGGGCTGGGCATGGATGCAATAGTATATCTGCCGGACTTG GTATGGCAGTTGCGCGAGATATTAAAGGCAAGCGAGAATGTGTAGTTACTGTGATCAGCAATGGCACAACTATGGCTGGTCAGGTCTATGAGGCCATGAGTAATGCTGGTTATTTGGACTCAAATCTGGTTGTGATCTTAAATGACAGCTGTCATTCTTTGCATCCAAAGATAGAAGAGGGCCCCAAGACATCTATAAACGCTCTATCCAGTACCCTTAGCAGGCTTCAATCAAGTAAATCCTTTCGCAAGTTTAGAGAAGCTGCTAAG GTTGTTACCAAAAGAATTGGTAGGGGAATGCATGAACTGGCAGCCAAAGTTGATGAGTATGCACGTGGTATGATGGGTCCACTTGGATCAACTCTCTTTGAAGAGCTTGGGCTGTATTATATAGGTCCTGTTGATGGACACAACATAGAAGACCTGATATGTGTTCTACAAGAAGTCGCATCTCTGGATTCAATGGGTCCTGTCTTGGTTCATGTGATAACAGAGGAAAATCAAGGTTCAGAACATGACCaaaagagagagacagaggAGAAGCAGCAAGAAG GTTTAAGTCTAAATGGCACTCGTTCTTTCTCATACGGTGAACATTGCCGAACTTACAGTGATTGCTTGGTGGAGGCTTTGGTTTTGGAAGCAGAGAAAGACAAAGATATTGTAGTAGTTCATGCAGGAATGGAAATGGATTCATCACTTCAGTTGTTTCAAGAAAGATTTTCAGACAGGTTTTTCGATGTGGGAATGGCTGAGCAACATGCAGTTACATTTTCTGCTGGTTTGTCATGTGGAGGGTTAAAGCCATTTTGCATAATTCCCTCTACCTTCCTGCAGAGAGCTTATGATCAg GTTGTCCATGATGTGGATCGGCAGAGGATCCCTGTGCGATTTGTCATTACAAGTGCTGGATTGGTCGGATCTGATGGTGCTTTGCAGTGTGGAGCATTTGATATAACTTTCATGTCATGTTTGCCAAACATGATTGTCATGGCACCATCTGATGAGGATGAGCTGATGCACATGGTTGCCACTGCTGCCCAGATTGATGATCGGCCAGTTTGCTTTCGGTATCCAAGGGGTGCCCTAGTCAGGACAGACTATCCTATATGTAGTGGAACTGCTCTTGAG ATTGGCAAAGGAAAAGTTCTTGTTGAGGGCAAAGATGTTGCTTTACTTGGGTATGGGGCAATGGTTCAAAACTGTCTCAAAGCTCAGACCCTTCTTTCCAAGCTTGGCATTGATGTCACTGTTGCTGATGCAAGATTCTGCAAGCCTCTTGACATCAAGCTTCTCAGGCAGCTTTGCAATAGTCATGCCATTCTGATCACTGTGGAGGAAGGTTCTGTTGGGGGATTTGGTTCCCATGTTGCACAGTTCATTGCCCTTGATGGACAGCTTGATGGAAGACTTAAG TGGCGACCAATTGTCTTGCCAGACAACTATATTGAGCATGCATCCCCCAAAGAACAGCTTGCTCTTGCAGGGCTAACTGGACATCACATTGCTGCGGCCACGTTAAGTCTTCTTGGACGGACCCGTGAAGCCCTACTGTTGATGTGCTAG
- the LOC18588973 gene encoding probable 1-deoxy-D-xylulose-5-phosphate synthase, chloroplastic isoform X1: MGTAPTQCPPGISANLHAKFDNRIEFSCSNFPSTLNISKLNCHPNSKGLVNRICSLPDIDDLFWEKVPTPILDVVENPMHLKNLTIKELKLLADEIRSELSSIMSRTQRSFKASLAAVELTVALHYVFHAPVDKILWDAGEQTYAHKILTGRRFLMPTLRQKNGLSGFSSQTESEYDPFGAGHGCNSISAGLGMAVARDIKGKRECVVTVISNGTTMAGQVYEAMSNAGYLDSNLVVILNDSCHSLHPKIEEGPKTSINALSSTLSRLQSSKSFRKFREAAKVVTKRIGRGMHELAAKVDEYARGMMGPLGSTLFEELGLYYIGPVDGHNIEDLICVLQEVASLDSMGPVLVHVITEENQGSEHDQKRETEEKQQEGLSLNGTRSFSYGEHCRTYSDCLVEALVLEAEKDKDIVVVHAGMEMDSSLQLFQERFSDRFFDVGMAEQHAVTFSAGLSCGGLKPFCIIPSTFLQRAYDQVVHDVDRQRIPVRFVITSAGLVGSDGALQCGAFDITFMSCLPNMIVMAPSDEDELMHMVATAAQIDDRPVCFRYPRGALVRTDYPICSGTALEIGKGKVLVEGKDVALLGYGAMVQNCLKAQTLLSKLGIDVTVADARFCKPLDIKLLRQLCNSHAILITVEEGSVGGFGSHVAQFIALDGQLDGRLKWRPIVLPDNYIEHASPKEQLALAGLTGHHIAAATLSLLGRTREALLLMC; this comes from the exons ATGGGTACTGCTCCAACTCAGTGCCCACCTGGAATCTCTGCAAATCTCCATGCCAAATTTGATAACAGAATTGAATTTTCATGCTCCAACTTCCCTTCTACGCTTAATATTTCAAAGCTTAACTGCCACCCCAATTCCAAG GGATTAGTGAATAGAATATGTTCTTTGCCTGATATTGATGATTTGTTTTGGGAGAAAGTCCCTACGCCTATACTCGATGTGGTTGAAAACCCTATGCATTTGAAAAACTTGACTATCAAG GAACTGAAATTATTAGCGGATGAAATCCGTTCAGAATTGTCTTCGATAATGTCAAGAACTCAAAGATCCTTCAAGGCCAGTTTAGCTGCAGTGGAATTAACGGTTGCATTACACTATGTTTTCCATGCTCCAGTTGACAAGATACTGTGGGATGCTGGGGAACAA ACATATGCACATAAAATTCTTACAGGAAGGCGGTTCCTTATGCCTACTTTGAGACAAAAGAATGGTCTTTCTGGCTTTTCTTCCCAAACTGAGAGTGAATATGATCCATTTGGGGCTGGGCATGGATGCAATAGTATATCTGCCGGACTTG GTATGGCAGTTGCGCGAGATATTAAAGGCAAGCGAGAATGTGTAGTTACTGTGATCAGCAATGGCACAACTATGGCTGGTCAGGTCTATGAGGCCATGAGTAATGCTGGTTATTTGGACTCAAATCTGGTTGTGATCTTAAATGACAGCTGTCATTCTTTGCATCCAAAGATAGAAGAGGGCCCCAAGACATCTATAAACGCTCTATCCAGTACCCTTAGCAGGCTTCAATCAAGTAAATCCTTTCGCAAGTTTAGAGAAGCTGCTAAG GTTGTTACCAAAAGAATTGGTAGGGGAATGCATGAACTGGCAGCCAAAGTTGATGAGTATGCACGTGGTATGATGGGTCCACTTGGATCAACTCTCTTTGAAGAGCTTGGGCTGTATTATATAGGTCCTGTTGATGGACACAACATAGAAGACCTGATATGTGTTCTACAAGAAGTCGCATCTCTGGATTCAATGGGTCCTGTCTTGGTTCATGTGATAACAGAGGAAAATCAAGGTTCAGAACATGACCaaaagagagagacagaggAGAAGCAGCAAGAAG GTTTAAGTCTAAATGGCACTCGTTCTTTCTCATACGGTGAACATTGCCGAACTTACAGTGATTGCTTGGTGGAGGCTTTGGTTTTGGAAGCAGAGAAAGACAAAGATATTGTAGTAGTTCATGCAGGAATGGAAATGGATTCATCACTTCAGTTGTTTCAAGAAAGATTTTCAGACAGGTTTTTCGATGTGGGAATGGCTGAGCAACATGCAGTTACATTTTCTGCTGGTTTGTCATGTGGAGGGTTAAAGCCATTTTGCATAATTCCCTCTACCTTCCTGCAGAGAGCTTATGATCAg GTTGTCCATGATGTGGATCGGCAGAGGATCCCTGTGCGATTTGTCATTACAAGTGCTGGATTGGTCGGATCTGATGGTGCTTTGCAGTGTGGAGCATTTGATATAACTTTCATGTCATGTTTGCCAAACATGATTGTCATGGCACCATCTGATGAGGATGAGCTGATGCACATGGTTGCCACTGCTGCCCAGATTGATGATCGGCCAGTTTGCTTTCGGTATCCAAGGGGTGCCCTAGTCAGGACAGACTATCCTATATGTAGTGGAACTGCTCTTGAG ATTGGCAAAGGAAAAGTTCTTGTTGAGGGCAAAGATGTTGCTTTACTTGGGTATGGGGCAATGGTTCAAAACTGTCTCAAAGCTCAGACCCTTCTTTCCAAGCTTGGCATTGATGTCACTGTTGCTGATGCAAGATTCTGCAAGCCTCTTGACATCAAGCTTCTCAGGCAGCTTTGCAATAGTCATGCCATTCTGATCACTGTGGAGGAAGGTTCTGTTGGGGGATTTGGTTCCCATGTTGCACAGTTCATTGCCCTTGATGGACAGCTTGATGGAAGACTTAAG TGGCGACCAATTGTCTTGCCAGACAACTATATTGAGCATGCATCCCCCAAAGAACAGCTTGCTCTTGCAGGGCTAACTGGACATCACATTGCTGCGGCCACGTTAAGTCTTCTTGGACGGACCCGTGAAGCCCTACTGTTGATGTGCTAG
- the LOC18588973 gene encoding probable 1-deoxy-D-xylulose-5-phosphate synthase, chloroplastic isoform X3, translating to MLIQFKEAQNMTYAHKILTGRRFLMPTLRQKNGLSGFSSQTESEYDPFGAGHGCNSISAGLGMAVARDIKGKRECVVTVISNGTTMAGQVYEAMSNAGYLDSNLVVILNDSCHSLHPKIEEGPKTSINALSSTLSRLQSSKSFRKFREAAKVVTKRIGRGMHELAAKVDEYARGMMGPLGSTLFEELGLYYIGPVDGHNIEDLICVLQEVASLDSMGPVLVHVITEENQGSEHDQKRETEEKQQEGLSLNGTRSFSYGEHCRTYSDCLVEALVLEAEKDKDIVVVHAGMEMDSSLQLFQERFSDRFFDVGMAEQHAVTFSAGLSCGGLKPFCIIPSTFLQRAYDQVVHDVDRQRIPVRFVITSAGLVGSDGALQCGAFDITFMSCLPNMIVMAPSDEDELMHMVATAAQIDDRPVCFRYPRGALVRTDYPICSGTALEIGKGKVLVEGKDVALLGYGAMVQNCLKAQTLLSKLGIDVTVADARFCKPLDIKLLRQLCNSHAILITVEEGSVGGFGSHVAQFIALDGQLDGRLKWRPIVLPDNYIEHASPKEQLALAGLTGHHIAAATLSLLGRTREALLLMC from the exons ATGCTGATCCAATTCAAGGAAGCACAAAACATG ACATATGCACATAAAATTCTTACAGGAAGGCGGTTCCTTATGCCTACTTTGAGACAAAAGAATGGTCTTTCTGGCTTTTCTTCCCAAACTGAGAGTGAATATGATCCATTTGGGGCTGGGCATGGATGCAATAGTATATCTGCCGGACTTG GTATGGCAGTTGCGCGAGATATTAAAGGCAAGCGAGAATGTGTAGTTACTGTGATCAGCAATGGCACAACTATGGCTGGTCAGGTCTATGAGGCCATGAGTAATGCTGGTTATTTGGACTCAAATCTGGTTGTGATCTTAAATGACAGCTGTCATTCTTTGCATCCAAAGATAGAAGAGGGCCCCAAGACATCTATAAACGCTCTATCCAGTACCCTTAGCAGGCTTCAATCAAGTAAATCCTTTCGCAAGTTTAGAGAAGCTGCTAAG GTTGTTACCAAAAGAATTGGTAGGGGAATGCATGAACTGGCAGCCAAAGTTGATGAGTATGCACGTGGTATGATGGGTCCACTTGGATCAACTCTCTTTGAAGAGCTTGGGCTGTATTATATAGGTCCTGTTGATGGACACAACATAGAAGACCTGATATGTGTTCTACAAGAAGTCGCATCTCTGGATTCAATGGGTCCTGTCTTGGTTCATGTGATAACAGAGGAAAATCAAGGTTCAGAACATGACCaaaagagagagacagaggAGAAGCAGCAAGAAG GTTTAAGTCTAAATGGCACTCGTTCTTTCTCATACGGTGAACATTGCCGAACTTACAGTGATTGCTTGGTGGAGGCTTTGGTTTTGGAAGCAGAGAAAGACAAAGATATTGTAGTAGTTCATGCAGGAATGGAAATGGATTCATCACTTCAGTTGTTTCAAGAAAGATTTTCAGACAGGTTTTTCGATGTGGGAATGGCTGAGCAACATGCAGTTACATTTTCTGCTGGTTTGTCATGTGGAGGGTTAAAGCCATTTTGCATAATTCCCTCTACCTTCCTGCAGAGAGCTTATGATCAg GTTGTCCATGATGTGGATCGGCAGAGGATCCCTGTGCGATTTGTCATTACAAGTGCTGGATTGGTCGGATCTGATGGTGCTTTGCAGTGTGGAGCATTTGATATAACTTTCATGTCATGTTTGCCAAACATGATTGTCATGGCACCATCTGATGAGGATGAGCTGATGCACATGGTTGCCACTGCTGCCCAGATTGATGATCGGCCAGTTTGCTTTCGGTATCCAAGGGGTGCCCTAGTCAGGACAGACTATCCTATATGTAGTGGAACTGCTCTTGAG ATTGGCAAAGGAAAAGTTCTTGTTGAGGGCAAAGATGTTGCTTTACTTGGGTATGGGGCAATGGTTCAAAACTGTCTCAAAGCTCAGACCCTTCTTTCCAAGCTTGGCATTGATGTCACTGTTGCTGATGCAAGATTCTGCAAGCCTCTTGACATCAAGCTTCTCAGGCAGCTTTGCAATAGTCATGCCATTCTGATCACTGTGGAGGAAGGTTCTGTTGGGGGATTTGGTTCCCATGTTGCACAGTTCATTGCCCTTGATGGACAGCTTGATGGAAGACTTAAG TGGCGACCAATTGTCTTGCCAGACAACTATATTGAGCATGCATCCCCCAAAGAACAGCTTGCTCTTGCAGGGCTAACTGGACATCACATTGCTGCGGCCACGTTAAGTCTTCTTGGACGGACCCGTGAAGCCCTACTGTTGATGTGCTAG
- the LOC18588972 gene encoding EG45-like domain containing protein, with protein MSKQQPWPFIILLLTTLFHLSYGDVGAAAHYSPPYIPTACFGNDASQFPSSNLFAAAGEGIWDNGASCGRQYLVRCISAATPRTCKPGQTIQVRIVDRAETSVSRPSSNGATIVLSTTAFGAIANPSAASVNIEFQQV; from the exons ATGTCAAAGCAGCAGCCATGGCCGTTCATCATCCTCCTCCTAACAACGCTCTTCCATCTGTCTTATGGTGACGTAGGTGCCGCTGCCCATTACAGCCCGCCATATATTC CCACCGCCTGCTTCGGGAACGATGCCTCCCAGTTTCCTTCTAGCAACTTGTTCGCAGCGGCCGGGGAAGGCATATGGGACAACGGTGCTTCCTGTGGGCGGCAATACTTAGTAAGGTGCATCAGTGCGGCTACCCCAAGAACTTGCAAGCCTGGGCAAACGATTCAAGTAAGGATTGTTGATCGAGCAGAGACATCAGTTTCTAGGCCTTCCAGCAATGGTGCTACAATAGTTCTTTCTACAACTGCATTTGGGGCCATTGCAAATCCGTCTGCAGCATCCGTTAACATTGAATTCCAACA GGTCTGA